One genomic region from Gossypium hirsutum isolate 1008001.06 chromosome D13, Gossypium_hirsutum_v2.1, whole genome shotgun sequence encodes:
- the LOC107918715 gene encoding probable L-type lectin-domain containing receptor kinase S.7 has product MPPRNLLVFLLFLFPLLFTFDSPFIILAESTSFNFPFFTVRNLTLLGDSHLKNGVIGLTRETAVPSSSSGTLIYNHPIHFLDQDSNITASFSTTFSFTIDSVDPTSFGDGLTFFLSPDNQTLGSSGGYLGLANSSDLAKNKFLAIEFDTKLDTRFNDSNDNHVGLDVNSLNSIKATDALLQDIDLKSGNLITAWIVYKNDLRVLNVFLSYSTIKPPTPLLSVDIDLSGYLKGYVFVGFSASTEGSTGIHSIENWSFKTFGFLPVRPRSHPHNVSGSSVTVPSAVPASNSTNKHHKRLGLGLGIAGPAFFFVVLAVFGYVSVKKWKDMRIEKNLKAEILAGPREFSYKELYAATRGFHSSRIIGRGAFGNVYKAIFASSGCVSAVKRSKHSREGKTEFLAELSIIAGLRHKNLVQLQGWCAEKGELLLVYEFMPNGSLDTLLHQHPENGLLLTWSHRQNIAVGLASVLAYLHQECEQQVIHRDIKTSNIMLDGNFNPRLGDFGLARLMDHDKSPVSTLTAGTMGYLAPEYLQYGKATEKTDVFSYGVVILEVACGRRPIEREVNSQKMVNLIDWVWGLLGEGRIIEAADKRLKGDFNEEEMRKLLLVGLSCAHPDSAERPSIRRILQILNNEADPIAVPKMKPSLTFSCSLTVEDIVSDDEESKITQS; this is encoded by the coding sequence ATGCCACCAAGAAACCTTCTTGTTTTCTTGCTGTTTCTCTTTCCCCTCCTCTTCACCTTCGATTCCCCATTTATAATCTTAGCTGAAAGTACCAGCTTTAATTTCCCATTCTTCACTGTTAGGAACCTCACTCTCCTTGGTGATTCTCATCTTAAAAATGGCGTTATAGGCCTAACCAGGGAGACTGCTGTTCCTTCTTCCAGCTCAGGTACCCTCATCTACAACCACCCAATTCATTTTCTCGATCAAGATTCCAATATCACTGCTTCTTTCTCCACCACTTTCTCTTTTACCATCGACAGTGTCGACCCCACCTCTTTCGGTGATGGTTTAACCTTCTTTCTTTCACCTGATAACCAAACCCTTGGGAGTTCAGGTGGGTATCTTGGTCTTGCTAATTCTTCAGATTTGGCCAAGAACAAGTTTTTAGCCATTGAGTTTGATACCAAACTTGATACTCGGTTCAATGATTCCAATGACAATCATGTCGGTTTGGATGTTAACTCCCTCAATTCAATCAAGGCTACTGATGCATTGTTGCAAGATATCGATTTGAAGAGTGGGAATTTGATCACTGCTTGGATTGTTTACAAGAATGATTTGAGGGTCTTGAATGTTTTCTTGAGTTATTCAACTATAAAGCCTCCAACACCATTGTTGTCTGTGGATATTGATTTGTCTGGATACCTTAAAGGGTACGTGTTTGTTGGGTTTTCAGCATCAACAGAAGGGAGTACGGGCATTCACTCGATTGAGAATTGGAGTTTCAAGACTTTTGGTTTCCTTCCCGTGAGACCAAGATCACATCCTCATAACGTATCCGGTAGTTCAGTCACAGTACCATCAGCTGTTCCTGCATCAAATTCTACCAATAAGCACCACAAGAGGCTTGGTTTAGGACTTGGGATTGCCGGTCCAGCCTTCTTTTTTGTCGTGCTTGCTGTTTTCGGTTATGTATCTGTGAAGAAATGGAAGGATATGAGAATAGAAAAGAATCTGAAAGCAGAGATTTTGGCAGGGCCTAGGGAGTTTAGTTACAAAGAACTGTATGCAGCCACAAGAGGCTTTCACTCAAGTAGAATCATAGGGCGGGGTGCGTTCGGGAATGTTTACAAGGCCATCTTCGCCTCTTCGGGGTGTGTTAGTGCGGTGAAAAGATCAAAACACTCCCGTGAAGGTAAAACCGAGTTCCTTGCTGAATTGTCTATCATAGCTGGTTTGAGGCACAAGAATCTGGTTCAGCTACAAGGTTGGTGTGCTGAGAAAGGTGAATTGTTGCTTGTTTATGAGTTTATGCCTAATGGAAGCCTTGATACTCTGCTTCATCAACACCCTGAGAATGGCTTATTGCTGACATGGTCCCATAGACAAAATATTGCTGTCGGATTGGCCTCTGTCTTAGCTTACCTGCACCAAGAATGTGAACAACAAGTCATTCACAGAGACATAAAGACAAGTAATATAATGCTTGATGGCAACTTTAATCCAAGACTTGGTGATTTCGGATTGGCAAGGCTGATGGATCATGACAAGAGTCCTGTTTCAACACTTACTGCTGGCACCATGGGCTACCTTGCCCCTGAATATCTTCAGTACGGGAAAGCAACCGAGAAAACTGATGTTTTCAGCTACGGTGTCGTTATTCTTGAAGTAGCTTGTGGTAGAAGGCCGATAGAGAGGGAAGTAAACAGCCAGAAAATGGTGAATTTGATTGACTGGGTGTGGGGCTTGCTTGGTGAGGGAAGGATCATTGAAGCAGCTGATAAAAGGTTGAAAGGGGATTTCAATGAGGAAGAAATGAGGAAGTTGTTGCTTGTAGGTTTGAGCTGTGCACACCCTGATAGTGCTGAGAGGCCTTCAATCAGGAGAATCCTTCAGATCCTTAACAATGAGGCGGATCCAATAGCCGTGCCGAAGATGAAACCGAGTCTCACTTTCTCTTGTAGCTTAACTGTTGAGGACATTGTTTCAGATGATGAAGAAAGCAAAATAACTCAAAGCTGA
- the LOC107918394 gene encoding uncharacterized protein produces the protein MSTIENVLIQIFERKNRIIDNVKQQILLFDHQLASKCLIDGFVPPPWLLSSSSVELNKDDLISGLLLPHSQHSIPYCSLYQQPVVTTDNVQLPHVLCSGVGVDASNEGLDKFLSGKTDQLDPSVTSPQDCRDEMVSDLCPDPCLSLARIQRSKSRQRALEHRNSAKVCKNVESFDKNDNACNSQNKVSKIASLMSGPVDKLELIRSGDNVVSYEVEKEERGQCRSKERSEYFYSGRVTRSSSVQPSKSMGGPSGAGNTCVAEQYEVAPMKSICKSGQHHVSHELLEPKVAEPVDNTESCLVKNEARGPCWSQERGEDICSGGITRSRSSVHPPMSVNCPPSAGKNFCVAKQDGILLTESINKSRLQPEAADELLQFVKPVENVVTFVVAEQERDQYPSKERGGSIYSGRVTRSRSSVRSPKSVDGLSCVGKTSEGATCDENMLIECISRSKAQPDVVDKSLALVKPTVISDETCGSRKARDHRSKEKGNNVYQGRLTRSRSSRQYQTMENDVVDQYNDGSTRSRSNHSAKLFKLDSSNTLENKVRQSKSTASNQFLYAKSSERSEGVELREVSGTQVDSLPCIDGSDLAELNQCDAFVAETDANSGELVEASASSASNLDGGNNPSLIKSLNRYERVELEVIGKSQQSSSAIKVLPKQLDFDDLGDCTVKEASSLLLKSENMINSLDKSSLTPVPCADNLDEVTSVHYQETYNSTHERQLPEEQEDFSKEEKLSETAFSKTSGGRISNLNVLSSVKGTPEVCTDVVTSTGPESIEISEQKTFMEDLPTTSKVCYEALHKNLLQDGAGSNIDVESGMDYLFEKDNGKVEEAKSVIMVREISHLNFNTDLCGGPPICSPPLLSVADASTIDAFGHPCAALFEETKGRSLKEKMESCPQNQDEVAMGRCIAGDTGSVLDQKHAKSSDKVAVQSIRPGKHSRSHVEGSWSHKRRKVDGQQSNSLSLSLNLMEEDTMQLNAKLLVDEEQNGGKYNRKERGRSENTPSNFMHKQFDVASVSSSPLANLENFDQSEDAPGTVYPSSIMFGSTRKCTADENQIILNVGDNSDFANIENLACDERSKKESKCQLGEDGEFSTFLISSPCRPPTDFISADQSRPELEGFIIQTDDKQICNGGEGIGFEKLHLSNPTIERASLLEQLCKSACTRTPLPQFPTSYRMHQATGLYQSVPKGLLECTDLRSTLPKNDDRKSHLKVSSSCFGEETNCATSLCQSVPNGLLECMDLRSTFPENGDSSHLKISSSCFGEETNHAFLGGCFSDCLPLSSSQLIGNVKNPYLSPVGKFWDRIISNSDSSEKRGSLKLELPCINEENENTEEVVDAIHFQEATASKRLTCSAKRVPLAEIMECPNAPSVSGAEIFNVRDSLDSVNTAYSFIGTENCIKQKVEKQNATKRRDINKSKENCSIGPGMTTTKRTSESLRYKFSKPKLSQKTNPRKGGTSFSEKELKLNNIVSNVTSFIPLVQQKQAASIATGKRDVKVKALEAAEAAKKLAEKKENDRKMKKEALKLERVRLEQENLRQLELEKKKKEERKKKEADMAAKKRQREEEERLEKERKRKRIEEARRQRCAPEENLCSKKDGKEKKCQARDERAQTIKVPNGEALKLEKMQRVGTNEGKMSAREISTAVSSTTDTIKTSTASEDFHAKAMSTLDRAKASDNNDADITIEQSYDISPYKGSDDEEDDDESEPNRKFVPPWASKNHVAWAVISQQKVDPEAIFPPESFCSISQVLLPRKLQQHRAS, from the exons CTTCTTCCGTCG AGTTAAATAAGGATGATCTTATCTCAGGACTCCTACTTCCACATTCACAACATTCCATTCCTTACTGTTCTCTGTATCAACAGCCAGTTGTTACAACCGATAATGTACAATTACCCCATGTTTTATGCTCTGGAGTTGGAGTTGATGCTTCGAATGAAGGCTTAGATAAGTTCCTTTCTGGTAAAACGGATCAGCTGGATCCTAGTGTTACATCTCCTCAAGATTGTAGAGATGAGATGGTCTCAGATCTTTGTCCTGACCCTTGTTTATCACTAGCAAGAATCCAGAGATCTAAGTCTAGGCAACGGGCTTTAGAGCATCGAAACAGTGCAAAAGTGTGCAAAAACGTTGAGAGCTTTGACAAGAATGATAATGCTTGCAATAGTCAAAACAAAGTGTCAAAGATTGCATCTTTAATGTCTGGTCCTGTGGATAAGTTGGAATTGATCAGATCTGGTGATAATGTTGTGAGTTATGAGGTGGAAAAGGAAGAAAGAGGGCAATGCCGGAGCAAGGAAAGAAGTGAATATTTTTACTCTGGCAGAGTCACAAGATCAAGTTCTGTCCAACCTTCCAAGTCCATGGGTGGGCCTTCAGGTGCAGGTAACACTTGTGTTGCTGAGCAGTATGAGGTGGCACCTATGAAATCCATCTGCAAATCAGGACAACATCATGTTTCTCATGAGTTATTGGAACCAAAAGTTGCTGAACCTGTTGATAACACTGAAAGTTGTCTAGTAAAAAATGAAGCAAGAGGTCCATGCTGGAGCCAGGAAAGGGGTGAAGATATTTGCTCCGGTGGTATCACAAGGTCAAGAAGTTCCGTTCATCCTCCAATGTCTGTGAATTGTCCTCCAAGTGCAGGCAAGAACTTTTGTGTTGCAAAGCAGGATGGTATTTTGCTTACAGAATCTATTAACAAATCAAGACTACAGCCTGAAGCTGCTGATGAGTTATTGCAATTTGTCAAACCAGTTGAGAATGTTGTTACTTTTGTAGTGGCGGAGCAAGAAAGAGATCAATACCCAAGCAAGGAAAGGGGTGGAAGTATTTATTCTGGTAGGGTCACAAGATCTAGAAGTTCTGTCCGATCTCCAAAGTCTGTAGATGGGCTTTCCTGTGTAGGCAAAACTTCTGAAGGTGCAACATGTGACGAAAATATGCTTATAGAATGCATCAGCAGATCAAAGGCACAGCCTGATGTTGTTGATAAGTCGTTGGCATTGGTAAAGCCTACTGTTATTTCTGATGAAACATGTGGTTCTAGGAAAGCAAGAGACCACCGAAGCAAGGAAAAGGGCAACAATGTTTATCAAGGTAGATTAACAAGATCCAGAAGTTCTAGGCAATACCAAACAATGGAGAATGATGTTGTAGATCAATATAATGATGGTAGTACCAGGTCAAGATCTAATCATAGTGCAAAGTTGTTTAAACTCGATTCCTCTAATACTCTGGAGAATAAAGTTAGACAATCCAAATCAACAGCTTCCAACCAGTTCCTATATGCAAAGTCATCGGAGAGGTCTGAAGGGGTTGAACTTAGGGAGGTTTCTGGTACTCAAGTAGATTCTTTGCCTTGTATTGATGGTAGTGATCTTGCTGAATTGAATCAATGTGATGCATTTGTTGCTGAAACTGATGCAAATTCTGGTGAGTTAGTTGAGGCTTCAGCTAGTTCTGCCTCTAACTTGGATGGTGGTAACAATCCTTCTCTTATAAAGTCATTGAATAGGTATGAAAGAGTTGAGTTGGAAGTCATAGGAAAAAGTCAACAGTCTTCATCTGCTATTAAGGTGTTGCCCAAGCAACTTGATTTTGATGATTTGGGAGACTGCACTGTGAAGGAAGCTTCTAGTCTTTTATTAAAGAGTGAAAACATGATCAACTCATTGGATAAAAGTTCTCTTACACCAGTTCCTTGTGCAGATAATCTGGATGAAGTAACTTCTGTTCACTACCAAGAAACATACAACTCAACCCATGAAAGGCAGTTGCCAGAGGAGCAAGAAGATTTTAGCAAAGAAGAGAAACTGTCTGAAACAGCTTTTAGCAAGACATCTGGTGGTAGAATTTCCAATTTAAATGTTTTGTCCTCAGTAAAAGGCACACCTGAGGTTTGTACTGATGTTGTAACAAGTACTGGACCTGAAAGCATTGAAATCTCTGAACAGAAAACTTTCATGGAAGACCTTCCAACTACCTCTAAAGTTTGTTATGAAGCTTTGCATAAAAACTTACTACAAGATGGGGCAGGATCTAATATAGATGTTGAGTCAGGGATGGATTATCTCTTTGAGAAGGATAATGGGAAGGTTGAAGAAGCAAAATCTGTAATCATGGTCCGAGAAATTAGTCATCTTAATTTTAATACTGATTTATGTGGTGGTCCTCCTATTTGTAGCCCTCCCCTGCTAAGTGTAGCAGATGCAAGTACCATTGATGCATTTGGACATCCTTGTGCTGCATTATTTGAAGAAACAAAGGGTCGGTCTCTGAAAGAGAAAATGGAGTCCTGTCCTCAAAATCAAGATGAAGTCGCAATGGGAAGATGTATTGCTGGTGACACAGGTTCAGTTCTTGATCAAAAACATGCAAAATCAAGTGACAAGGTTGCAGTTCAGTCCATACGACCAGGTAAACACTCTAGATCCCACGTGGAGGGATCATGGTCTCATAAACGGAGGAAGGTTGATGGTCAACAAAGTAATTCCCTGTCTTTGTCATTAAACTTGATG GAGGAAGATACTATGCAGTTAAACGCTAAGCTCCTAGTTGATGAAGAACAAAATGGG GGGAAATATAATCGAAAAGAGAGGGGCAGAAGTGAAAACACCCCTTCCAATTTTATGCATAAACAATTTGATGTGGCTTCTGTCTCAAGTTCACCCCTAGCGAACcttgaaaattttgatcaatcAGAGGATGCACCAGGAACAGTATATCCATCCAGCATCATGTTTGGTTCAACAAGGAAATGCACTGCAGATGAGAACCAAATTATATTGAATGTTGGGGATAACTCTGACTTTGCGAATATTGAAAATTTGGCTTGTGATGAAAGgagcaagaaagaaagcaaaTGTCAACTAGGAGAAGATGGTGAGTTTTCAACTTTTCTCATTAGTTCTCCTTGTCGACCACCTACAGATTTTATCAGTGCTGATCAAAGCAGACCAGAACTTGAGGGGTTCATTATTCAGACAGATGATAAACAAATATGTAATGGTGGAGAAGGCATTGGCTTTGAAAAATTGCACCTTTCAAATCCTACAATAGAACGGGCTAGCCTTCTAGAGCAGCTTTGTAAATCTGCTTGCACCCGTACCCCACTGCCCCAATTTCCAACCTCATATAGAATGCACCAAGCAACTGGTCTTTACCAATCTGTTCCTAAAGGACTTCTAGAATGCACGGATCTGAGGAGCACTCTTCCTAAAAATGATGATAGAAAAAGTCACCTTAAAGTTAGCAGTAGTTGCTTTGGTGAGGAAACAAACTGTGCAACTAGTCTTTGCCAATCTGTTCCTAATGGACTTCTAGAATGCATGGATCTGAGAAGTACTTTTCCTGAAAACGGTGATAGTAGTCACCTTAAAATTAGCAGTAGTTGCTTTGGTGAGGAAACAAACCATGCATTTCTTGGAGGATGCTTTTCTGATTGCTTGCCATTGTCTAGTTCTCAACTTATCGGAAATGTGAAGAATCCTTATCTTTCTCCAGTTGGCAAGTTCTGGGATAGAATCATATCAAACTCTGACAGTTCAGAGAAGCGAGGTAGCCTAAAGCTAGAGCTGCCCTGCATTAATGAAGAAAATGAGAACACGGAAGAGGTGGTTGACGCAATTCACTTTCAGGAAGCCACTGCATCGAAACGATTGACTTGCTCTGCCAAAAGGGTACCACTTGCTGAGATTATGGAATGCCCAAATGCTCCATCAGTTTCTGGAGCTGAAATATTTAATGTTAGAGATAGCCTGGACTCTGTGAACACAGCCTACAGCTTCATTGGGACTGAGAATTGTATCAAGCAAAAGGTTGAAAAACAGAATGCCACAAAGAGGAGAGATATAAATAAGTCGAAAGAGAACTGCAGTATAGGACCCGGGATGACTACTACCAAAAGGACAAGTGAATCACTTCGTTATAAGTTCAGTAAGCCAAAATTATCTCAGAAAACCAATCCAAGAAAAGGTGGGACAAGTTTCTCAGAAAAGGAGTTGAAGCTAAATAATATAGTTTCAAATGTAACTTCATTTATTCCTCTTGTTCAGCAAAAACAAGCAGCTTCCATTGCTACTG GGAAGAGGGATGTTAAAGTGAAGGCTCTGGAGGCTGCTGAAGCTGCAAAGAAACTtgctgaaaagaaagaaaatgatcgCAAGATGAAAAAGGAGGCCCTGAAACTTGAACGAGTGAGGTTGGAGCAAGAAAACTTGAGGCAGTTGGAgcttgagaagaaaaagaaagaagaacgaAAGAAAAAAGAGGCCGATATGGCTGCTAAGAAACGACagagggaagaagaagaaagattggagaaagagagaaaaagaaagcgtATTGAAGAAGCACGGAGGCAGCGATGTGCTCCTGAAGAAAATTTATGTTCAAAGAAAGATGGCAAAGAAAAGAAGTGCCAAGCCCGG GATGAGAGAGCACAAACAATAAAGGTTCCTAATGGTGAAGCATTGAAACTTGAGAAAATGCAAAGAGTAGGCACAAATGAAGGAAAAATGTCAGCCAGGGAAATTAGCACAGCTGTTTCTTCAACTACTGATACTATAAAAACAAGCACGGCCAGTGAAGATTTTCATGCAAAG GCAATGAGCACCTTGGATAGAGCAAAAGCgagtgataataatgatgcagaTATAACCATTGAACAATCTTATGATATTTCTCCTTACAAAGGTTctgatgatgaagaagatgacgatgaAAGTGAACCTAACAGAAAATTTGTTCCTCCATGGGCAAG TAAAAATCACGTGGCCTGGGCTGTCATTTCCCAGCAAAAAGTAGATCCAGAAGCAATATTTCCCCCAGAAAGCTTTTGTAGCATTTCTCAAG TTCTCTTGCCAAGAAAACTCCAGCAACATCGTGCAAGTTAA